From a region of the Armatimonas rosea genome:
- the lepB gene encoding signal peptidase I — protein MVETWTERIANLSLPTIVLFLAGLTVARLVLRALKHSFFLFFAELTESAMLAVALVFLLLRPFVLQTYHIPSPSMHPTLIEGDHLVVNKLLYRLRAPRRGEIVVFKAPPDADRSEPEYIKRLIGLPGDTIEVQGGYVEVGGIHYSHAEIRGILGLPDTDEPGAPPAPSLHLTRKGISVGAQTISPEEFAIRVDRRGAPVEIQPGKLLRNGETLLEDYIAEDPEYEFPPYTVPPGSYFVLGDNRNQSHDSHEWYELKQDRIIGRAEGIFWPLPRIRRTR, from the coding sequence ATGGTGGAGACTTGGACGGAGCGCATCGCGAATCTTTCCTTGCCCACCATCGTCTTGTTTCTGGCGGGGTTAACTGTCGCGCGGCTGGTGCTTCGCGCGCTCAAGCATAGCTTCTTTCTCTTCTTTGCCGAGCTCACCGAGTCGGCGATGCTGGCGGTGGCGCTGGTCTTCCTGCTTCTGCGTCCCTTTGTGCTCCAGACCTACCACATCCCCAGCCCGTCGATGCACCCGACCCTGATCGAGGGCGACCACCTCGTGGTCAACAAGCTCCTCTACCGCCTGCGTGCCCCCCGCCGCGGTGAGATCGTGGTCTTTAAGGCCCCCCCCGATGCCGACCGTAGCGAGCCCGAGTACATCAAGCGCCTGATCGGCCTGCCCGGCGATACGATTGAGGTCCAGGGCGGCTATGTCGAGGTGGGCGGGATCCACTACAGCCACGCCGAGATCCGCGGCATCCTGGGCCTACCCGACACCGACGAGCCGGGTGCTCCGCCGGCTCCCTCGCTCCACCTGACCCGCAAGGGAATCTCCGTGGGAGCGCAGACCATCAGCCCGGAGGAGTTCGCGATCCGGGTGGACCGTCGTGGCGCGCCGGTCGAGATCCAGCCCGGCAAGCTCCTCCGCAACGGCGAGACCTTGCTGGAGGACTATATCGCCGAGGACCCGGAGTACGAGTTCCCCCCCTACACGGTTCCTCCGGGAAGCTACTTTGTCCTGGGAGACAACCGCAACCAGTCCCACGACTCCCACGAGTGGTACGAGCTCAAGCAGGACCGGATTATCGGGCGCGCCGAGGGAATCTTCTGGCCCCTCCCCCGCATCCGGCGGACACGCTAG
- the rplS gene encoding 50S ribosomal protein L19, whose translation MSKVNATAIRDIEEAQKKADVPAFRGGDSVRVHVKVIEGGKERIQIFEGVALSRHGAGIRDTVLVRKVASNGVGVERTFLVHSPRIEKIEVTRRAAVRRAKLYYLRGLVGKATRLKEDRNGRFSRSN comes from the coding sequence ATGAGTAAAGTGAACGCAACCGCGATTCGCGATATCGAAGAGGCACAGAAGAAAGCCGATGTGCCTGCATTCCGTGGCGGCGACAGTGTCCGTGTCCACGTGAAGGTTATCGAGGGTGGCAAAGAGCGTATTCAGATCTTCGAGGGTGTTGCCCTCAGCCGCCATGGTGCCGGCATCCGCGATACCGTCCTGGTGCGCAAGGTTGCTAGCAATGGTGTCGGGGTGGAGCGTACCTTCCTGGTGCACTCGCCGCGTATCGAGAAGATCGAAGTCACTCGCCGGGCTGCTGTCCGCCGCGCCAAGCTGTACTACCTGCGTGGCCTGGTCGGTAAGGCAACCCGCCTGAAGGAAGACCGCAACGGTCGCTTCAGCCGCAGCAACTAA
- a CDS encoding ribonuclease HII → MENFEASARSEGKRILCGIDEVGRGCLAGPVLAAAVVLPEGFDPTGIGDSKKLTAKQRERAYERIVAEALSWGIGQCDAEEIDRINILRATHEAMRRALAALSVSPDRVFVDGLPVPNLHPDCLNLIGGDSRCVSIGAASILAKVTRDRLLIEYDTRWPEYGFAGHKGYGAASHLAALDKHGPCPIHRRTFGPVAQQAFRF, encoded by the coding sequence ATGGAGAACTTTGAGGCCAGCGCTCGTAGTGAGGGCAAGCGCATTCTCTGTGGGATCGACGAGGTTGGGCGGGGCTGCCTTGCCGGGCCGGTGCTCGCAGCCGCCGTGGTCCTCCCTGAGGGATTCGACCCAACCGGGATCGGCGACTCCAAGAAGCTGACCGCCAAGCAGCGCGAGCGTGCCTACGAGCGCATTGTCGCCGAGGCACTGAGCTGGGGGATCGGGCAGTGCGACGCGGAGGAGATCGACAGGATCAATATCCTGCGCGCCACGCATGAGGCCATGCGCCGCGCCCTCGCCGCGCTCTCGGTCTCCCCCGACCGGGTCTTTGTCGATGGCCTGCCCGTCCCCAACCTCCACCCCGACTGCCTCAACCTGATCGGCGGCGACTCCCGCTGCGTCTCCATTGGCGCGGCCTCAATTCTGGCAAAAGTGACTCGTGATCGGCTCCTGATCGAGTATGATACACGCTGGCCGGAGTACGGCTTTGCCGGACACAAGGGCTACGGCGCCGCGAGCCATCTCGCCGCCCTCGACAAACACGGCCCCTGCCCGATCCACCGCCGCACGTTTGGCCCGGTCGCCCAGCAGGCATTTCGGTTCTAA
- a CDS encoding UbiA-like polyprenyltransferase: MGKLRIVLEMIKIEHTLFALPFALMGALLAARGLPDGRTLFWILVAMVGARSAAMAFNRLVDRDYDAKNPRTASRALPAGLVSVGFVKGFTALTSLLLVVAAWQLNPLALALSPVALGVVFLYSYTKRFTHWCHAFLGLALAVAPVGAWVAVRGDLTLVPLALGAAVVCWLVGFDTIYALQDAEFDRGAGLHSLPVRFGARTALAIGRASHALMIVLLLALGRLAGLHGWYFTGVALAAALIAAEHALISPTDLKRLNIAFFNVNIAVSSGLLLFTALDLWLSAG, encoded by the coding sequence ATGGGAAAGCTGCGGATCGTCCTAGAGATGATCAAGATCGAGCACACACTCTTTGCCCTCCCCTTTGCCTTGATGGGGGCGCTCCTGGCGGCACGGGGCCTCCCCGACGGCCGGACGCTCTTCTGGATCCTGGTGGCGATGGTGGGCGCACGCTCTGCCGCGATGGCCTTTAATCGCCTGGTGGACCGGGACTACGATGCGAAGAACCCGCGCACGGCGAGCCGCGCTCTCCCCGCGGGACTGGTCTCGGTGGGGTTTGTGAAGGGCTTTACCGCGCTGACCTCGCTCTTGCTCGTGGTCGCGGCCTGGCAGCTCAACCCGCTGGCGCTGGCGCTCTCCCCGGTGGCGCTGGGGGTTGTCTTTCTCTACTCCTACACCAAGCGCTTCACCCACTGGTGCCACGCATTTTTAGGGCTCGCGCTGGCAGTTGCGCCCGTGGGGGCGTGGGTGGCGGTGCGCGGCGACCTGACCCTGGTCCCTCTGGCGCTGGGGGCGGCGGTGGTCTGCTGGCTGGTGGGCTTTGACACGATCTACGCGCTTCAGGACGCTGAGTTTGACCGGGGAGCGGGGCTGCACTCGCTACCCGTGCGCTTCGGGGCACGCACCGCGCTGGCGATTGGGCGAGCCAGTCACGCCCTGATGATCGTCCTCCTGCTCGCGCTGGGGCGGCTGGCAGGGCTGCACGGCTGGTACTTCACCGGAGTGGCCCTCGCCGCCGCCCTGATCGCCGCCGAGCACGCGCTGATCTCGCCCACGGACCTGAAGCGGCTCAATATCGCCTTCTTCAATGTCAATATCGCGGTCTCGTCGGGCTTGCTTCTCTTTACCGCCCTCGATCTCTGGCTTAGCGCGGGGTAA
- a CDS encoding carboxypeptidase-like regulatory domain-containing protein: protein MTRRNFLALSALASLAAGCGGGGGNDNNAAQVKGIVYDSLQSDLPLEGVTVTIGTASAVTTARAQASSTNLVGSFRITGAVIGASTATITVPGKPAQTVAFQPSLAAGTNPDLALYINIGQVRGRVLDETGKPVKNAFVVVNTAQGSISGFSNTDGTFLIDLVPDGPAELSAGSGSKIATKNLTVAFGINEAGDLTLQVDPNPNPPAPLKTISGKVTSALDSSAIPNAPVFLLRDSIQLETINTDTAGNYFFIVPAGTYAVQAVPGGYVSETKPAVLANPNNPLTVNFNLTPR from the coding sequence ATGACACGACGAAATTTTCTGGCGCTCAGCGCCCTGGCATCTCTCGCGGCAGGCTGTGGCGGCGGCGGGGGTAACGATAACAACGCGGCGCAGGTCAAGGGGATTGTCTACGACTCCCTCCAGTCCGATCTCCCCTTGGAGGGGGTGACGGTCACGATCGGCACCGCCTCGGCCGTGACCACCGCACGCGCTCAGGCGAGCTCCACCAACCTCGTGGGCTCGTTCCGGATCACCGGCGCGGTGATCGGAGCCAGCACAGCCACGATCACCGTCCCCGGCAAACCCGCGCAGACCGTCGCGTTTCAGCCATCGCTTGCCGCGGGCACCAACCCCGATCTTGCCCTCTACATCAATATCGGGCAGGTGCGGGGGCGCGTGCTCGACGAAACCGGTAAGCCCGTGAAGAACGCCTTTGTGGTGGTCAATACCGCTCAAGGGAGCATCAGCGGCTTTAGCAACACCGATGGCACCTTCTTAATTGATCTCGTCCCCGATGGCCCTGCGGAGCTCTCCGCCGGCTCGGGGAGCAAGATCGCCACCAAGAACCTCACGGTTGCCTTTGGGATCAATGAAGCAGGCGATCTGACACTCCAGGTCGATCCCAACCCCAATCCTCCCGCGCCCCTCAAGACCATCTCCGGGAAGGTGACCTCGGCGCTCGACAGTAGCGCCATCCCCAACGCGCCGGTCTTTCTGCTACGCGACAGCATCCAGCTAGAGACCATCAACACCGATACCGCGGGCAACTACTTCTTCATTGTCCCCGCGGGCACCTACGCGGTCCAGGCAGTTCCCGGTGGCTATGTCAGCGAGACCAAGCCCGCGGTGCTGGCCAATCCCAACAACCCGCTGACGGTCAACTTCAACCTTACCCCGCGCTAA
- a CDS encoding FlgD immunoglobulin-like domain containing protein, which translates to MTRSNLVLGLALATVAAPALAQRSPYKNLVNQPFATISNGPQSSVVLDVPVGKDIPTAVETRLRKEWTARSRSLSAGLAKQKGRAVFPVSTLVTVRQSGRIVKLPVTRAFGDGQLTFTFENFNGASIASASGSAIVVEDFLKDFINNVYPRLVALYGKPAFSGEVKIRSVGFFNTGTATDVQRLAFGAYSPSENRIYLPLYQSVDSIAHALLLNLVHAFHGPLAFQYDAWEQGFARAAATVIARDPALGFADPTANSLYTLLPYYDILNQPALGNSTFFPPSQANLLIDGEITIAKMLQVRMGMSGAAWLKCYIEDTSFFKNVNAAYYAAADTQGTALAGNVPALKNIVAGALPTVEGLPFADWFRQQYVLDTSVTTGPKLYAFVLPSQPSAANNEQSALIALVYYRTKTDGDEELLTGRAYATYLNSDNTRIGLGSGSEQAQIEQGEGFLTTLAFPNQGFDDGRLVADFSVGGLTARTYLAQGINGDLISTLTGGLDGSVAVNQTTVLAPIATRNQSGNNVVRRGFGVTLGAQLGELARTQVTITSGPTIQSFRRNTGDGINYVILRPAGSGGGVTTLSHTFAFGALNLVSFPLRPLEPTVEGALGRPATDFLLANWDPITRTYAAVAPGTPSTGLLDPGRGYFVKFVGTPGGPTNTSVSLTGVAPATDVDYTVHLAYGWNLIGTPFSQDLDLSKTLVKYLENDAIAFSAATGTDVNTAPFGALVADQVWALNPDTGAYSATNALSSDWRGYWLRVYAPQGVSLLIPGPDTPTRAVKTRALVPLAGRKPDWAVALRASQGARTSTVTLGSAPGTSRSFDPGWDVEAPPDIVPGVTLGVVSETNATAGGRVAADFRSGTDTQRGTWSLALTAAQSGPVTLTWSGLESLPKTTQLTLRDETTGQRIPLASRSGWSVSVQAGQTRKLQLIADAGRSQPLSITGLVTRPTGRASGGGVRVEYNLTADADVLAEVTTLTGKSVRRLATGRGRATERQSILWNGLTDSGQSLPAGSYLLTLTARTDDGQSTRVTRPVQVLR; encoded by the coding sequence ATGACTCGCTCTAACCTCGTCCTGGGACTCGCCCTCGCCACTGTCGCCGCCCCGGCTCTTGCCCAGCGCTCGCCCTATAAAAACCTGGTCAACCAGCCCTTTGCCACGATCTCCAACGGCCCGCAATCGTCGGTGGTGCTGGATGTCCCTGTCGGGAAAGACATTCCCACCGCGGTGGAGACCCGCCTGCGCAAGGAGTGGACAGCCCGAAGCCGCTCGCTCTCGGCGGGGCTGGCAAAGCAAAAGGGCCGCGCCGTGTTTCCGGTCTCGACCCTGGTCACCGTGCGCCAGAGCGGCCGCATTGTCAAGCTGCCCGTGACCCGTGCCTTTGGCGATGGGCAGCTCACCTTTACCTTTGAGAACTTCAACGGGGCCAGTATCGCCAGCGCCAGCGGCAGCGCGATTGTGGTGGAGGACTTCCTCAAGGACTTTATCAACAATGTCTACCCCCGCCTGGTCGCGCTCTACGGCAAGCCCGCCTTTAGCGGCGAGGTCAAGATTCGCTCCGTGGGGTTCTTCAACACCGGCACCGCCACCGATGTCCAGCGCCTCGCCTTTGGCGCTTACTCACCATCGGAGAACCGCATCTACCTGCCGCTCTACCAGAGTGTCGACTCCATCGCGCACGCCCTCCTGCTGAACCTGGTCCATGCCTTCCATGGCCCCCTTGCCTTCCAGTACGATGCCTGGGAGCAGGGCTTTGCCCGCGCCGCCGCGACCGTGATCGCCCGCGACCCCGCGCTGGGCTTCGCCGATCCCACGGCCAATAGCCTCTACACCCTCCTACCCTACTACGATATTCTCAACCAGCCCGCACTGGGAAATAGCACCTTCTTCCCACCGTCGCAGGCGAACCTGCTGATCGACGGCGAGATCACGATCGCCAAGATGCTCCAGGTGCGCATGGGCATGAGCGGAGCGGCCTGGCTCAAGTGCTATATCGAGGACACGAGCTTTTTTAAGAATGTCAATGCCGCCTACTACGCCGCTGCCGACACCCAGGGCACCGCGCTGGCGGGCAATGTCCCCGCGCTCAAGAACATCGTCGCCGGGGCGCTCCCCACGGTCGAGGGGCTACCCTTTGCGGACTGGTTCCGCCAGCAGTATGTCCTGGATACCAGTGTCACCACCGGCCCCAAGCTCTACGCCTTTGTGCTGCCGTCGCAGCCCAGCGCCGCCAACAACGAGCAGTCGGCCCTGATCGCCCTGGTCTACTACCGCACCAAGACCGACGGCGACGAAGAGCTCCTCACCGGGCGCGCCTACGCCACCTACCTCAACTCTGATAACACGCGTATCGGGCTGGGCAGTGGCTCGGAGCAGGCGCAGATCGAGCAGGGCGAGGGTTTTTTGACCACCCTGGCCTTCCCCAACCAGGGCTTCGACGATGGCCGGCTGGTGGCGGACTTCTCGGTGGGCGGGCTGACCGCACGCACCTACCTCGCCCAGGGAATCAACGGGGATCTGATCTCCACCCTGACCGGCGGCCTCGATGGCAGTGTCGCGGTGAACCAGACCACGGTCCTGGCACCGATTGCGACACGTAACCAGAGCGGCAACAACGTGGTCCGGCGCGGCTTTGGGGTGACTCTCGGGGCGCAGCTCGGTGAGCTAGCCCGGACCCAGGTGACCATCACCAGCGGCCCGACCATCCAGAGCTTCCGCCGCAACACGGGCGATGGGATCAACTACGTTATCCTGCGACCCGCTGGCTCGGGCGGCGGGGTGACCACCCTCAGCCATACCTTTGCCTTCGGGGCTCTGAACCTGGTGAGCTTCCCGCTCCGCCCGCTGGAGCCCACGGTCGAGGGCGCGTTGGGACGCCCGGCGACCGACTTTCTCCTGGCAAACTGGGACCCGATCACCCGCACCTACGCCGCGGTCGCGCCGGGCACTCCCAGCACGGGCCTGCTCGATCCGGGACGGGGGTACTTTGTGAAGTTTGTGGGGACGCCGGGCGGGCCGACCAACACCAGTGTCAGCCTGACGGGGGTCGCGCCCGCCACCGATGTGGACTACACCGTCCACCTCGCCTACGGCTGGAACCTGATTGGGACGCCCTTCTCCCAGGACCTCGACCTGAGCAAGACCCTGGTCAAGTACCTGGAGAACGATGCGATCGCCTTCTCCGCGGCCACGGGCACCGATGTGAACACCGCGCCTTTTGGGGCACTGGTCGCCGATCAGGTCTGGGCGCTCAACCCCGACACGGGGGCCTACAGCGCGACCAACGCGCTCTCGTCGGACTGGCGTGGCTACTGGCTCCGGGTCTACGCGCCGCAGGGGGTGAGCCTCCTGATCCCCGGCCCCGATACCCCCACCCGTGCGGTCAAGACCCGTGCGCTCGTGCCGCTCGCAGGCCGGAAGCCCGACTGGGCGGTCGCGCTACGGGCGAGCCAGGGAGCCCGCACCTCCACCGTGACCCTGGGCTCCGCGCCCGGCACGAGCCGCAGCTTCGATCCTGGCTGGGATGTCGAGGCACCACCCGATATTGTCCCCGGTGTCACCCTCGGGGTGGTGAGCGAGACGAATGCCACGGCCGGGGGACGAGTCGCGGCGGACTTCCGCAGCGGCACCGATACCCAGCGCGGCACCTGGAGCCTCGCCCTAACCGCGGCGCAGTCCGGCCCCGTGACCCTGACCTGGAGCGGACTGGAGTCGCTTCCCAAGACCACCCAGCTCACCCTGCGCGATGAGACCACCGGGCAGCGCATCCCCCTCGCCAGCCGCTCTGGCTGGAGCGTGAGTGTCCAGGCCGGGCAGACCCGCAAGCTCCAGCTCATCGCCGACGCGGGCCGGAGCCAGCCCCTGAGCATCACCGGTCTGGTCACTCGTCCCACGGGCCGTGCCAGTGGCGGCGGCGTCCGCGTGGAGTACAACCTCACCGCCGATGCCGATGTGCTGGCCGAGGTGACCACGCTCACCGGCAAGAGCGTGCGACGGCTCGCGACGGGCCGGGGCCGTGCCACCGAGCGCCAGAGCATCCTCTGGAACGGCCTCACCGACAGTGGCCAGTCGCTGCCTGCGGGTAGCTACCTCCTCACCCTGACCGCTCGCACCGACGACGGCCAGAGCACACGCGTGACCCGCCCCGTTCAGGTACTTCGATAA